A region of Cellulophaga sp. RHA19 DNA encodes the following proteins:
- a CDS encoding MarC family protein codes for MSSSFFDFKEIVTASMILFAVIDIIGSIPIIITLRAKVGHIQSEKASLVATLIMVAFLFVGEEILNLIGIDVNSFAVAGSFIIFFMAIEMILGITLYKDDEPETASIVPIAFPLIAGAGTMTSLLSLRAEYHVQNIIVAILINILFVYIVLKSSKKIERVLGKSGLSVIRKVFGVILLAIAVKLFAANINELF; via the coding sequence ATGTCTTCTAGTTTTTTTGATTTTAAAGAGATAGTAACAGCAAGTATGATTCTTTTTGCGGTAATAGATATTATTGGTAGCATACCAATAATTATTACTTTAAGGGCAAAAGTAGGTCATATACAGTCTGAAAAAGCATCTTTAGTAGCAACTTTAATTATGGTTGCATTTTTGTTTGTAGGAGAAGAAATTTTAAACCTTATTGGTATAGATGTAAACTCTTTTGCTGTGGCGGGCTCTTTTATTATCTTTTTTATGGCCATAGAAATGATATTGGGTATAACGCTTTATAAGGATGATGAGCCAGAAACAGCTTCTATTGTGCCAATAGCATTTCCTTTAATTGCAGGAGCGGGTACAATGACGTCTTTATTGTCTTTACGTGCAGAGTATCACGTTCAAAATATAATTGTAGCTATCTTAATAAATATCTTATTTGTTTATATAGTGTTAAAGTCTTCTAAAAAAATAGAAAGAGTACTAGGAAAAAGCGGATTAAGTGTTATTAGAAAAGTTTTTGGTGTAATTTTGCTGGCAATAGCGGTAAAACTATTTGCAGCAAATATTAATGAACTCTTTTAA
- a CDS encoding DUF3109 family protein codes for MFQIGKTIVSEEIIDNDFVCNLTACKGACCIDGDAGAPLEDKETEILVDIYQDVKPFLRAEGIAAIEEQGAFVKGEDGEWETPLVNGSECAYVVFSDNGTAKCGLEDAYNEGITSWKKPVSCHLYPVRTREYTEFTGVNYHKWEICDPACSLGEELKVPVYKFVKEALVRKFGEEWYSELELVAQEYTKLNNGNS; via the coding sequence ATGTTTCAAATAGGAAAAACCATAGTATCTGAAGAAATTATAGACAACGATTTTGTCTGTAACTTAACGGCCTGCAAAGGCGCATGTTGTATTGATGGTGATGCAGGTGCACCACTAGAAGACAAAGAGACAGAGATTTTAGTAGATATTTACCAAGATGTAAAACCGTTTTTAAGAGCAGAAGGTATTGCCGCCATTGAGGAGCAAGGTGCTTTTGTAAAAGGTGAAGATGGCGAGTGGGAAACTCCGCTTGTAAATGGTAGCGAGTGTGCTTATGTTGTTTTTTCTGATAACGGAACTGCAAAATGTGGTTTAGAAGATGCTTACAACGAAGGCATTACCAGCTGGAAAAAACCTGTGTCTTGTCACTTATACCCAGTTAGAACAAGAGAATATACAGAGTTTACTGGCGTTAACTACCATAAGTGGGAGATTTGCGACCCAGCTTGCTCTTTAGGAGAAGAGTTAAAGGTTCCTGTTTACAAATTTGTAAAAGAAGCCCTAGTTCGTAAATTTGGAGAAGAGTGGTATAGTGAGCTAGAGTTAGTTGCCCAAGAGTATACTAAGTTAAATAATGGGAATAGTTAA
- a CDS encoding efflux RND transporter permease subunit translates to MSKIQKNADKEFKISSWAIDNPSVIYVLIGLFLWIGLSAYLAMPREDFPEVIETKIYISTPYPGNTAEDIERLITDPLEDKIKNVSNVVEFTSTSQEDYAMIVVEFDEGINVQEAKQKIKDEVDAEKASEDWPTFNGAKVEPNVFDLNLSEEMPIMNINFTGDYPVEKLKDFAEYLQDEVEDLSEIKKADIRGAQEKEVEIAVDIYKMMAAKISFDDVLNTIRGGNVTMSAGNLKTEEQRRTIRILGEVKDPQLLNNFVVKSENGATYLRDIAEITFSEEDKTTYAREFGESVVMLDVKKRAGQNSISASDQIKEIVKKAKKEYYPPDLKISIANDSSTKTLNQVDDLVNNIIFGIILVVTVLMFFLGFRNALFVGFAIPMSMFMSFMILSWLGYTLNTMILFGMIMGLGMLVDNGIVVVENVYRLMDEGLSKVEAAKKGVGEIAFPIIVSTLTTVAAFVPLGLWPGVMGQFMKFFPITLSVVLGSSLLVAILMNSMLVSKFMELGEKELTVKQLIRLSIILGGFGILILVFGGVMRGLGSVMLITAVMFWAYKYFIKKWAIRFQKNTMVKFENWYERRLKHALRGGNVYWYVSITFVLLIVVFMLFGMSVGSKRTKIEFFPDNIPNEISVYVEYPEGTSIEKTNAITKVIEKRVYEILDDDIYKHDGENFIVDSAVSQVGEGAGNPQTDGGSAAEMPHKGKITVNFSEFKFRRGINTEEIRAKVQKALSGIYPGVNISVEKDSNGPPAGYPINIELEGKDYNELIATAESVKNFINTKNIAGIEEIKIDVNKSKPSMEVVVDREKAGELGVSVGQVGNQLRRALFGEKAGVYKEDGDDYDINVRFNEDLRYNTNALFNQNIIFRDPSNGQIKEIPVSAVASMQNTSGFSAIKHRDNERVVTIYSGLEPGFTDAAAIVDEIQKEMEDYKGKPSTVKIDYTGQIEEQNKQMKFLVSAFFSGLGLIMLILIFQFGGISKPIIIMIAIFLSFIGVFGGLMITGWSFVIMMTMMGIISLAGIVVNNGVVLLDYTQILIDRKKVKLGLDEKEVLSREEATEAIVTGGKARLRPVILTAVTTVLGLIPLAIGLNIDFFALFSEFNPHIYIGGDNVIFWGPLAWTVIFGLMVATFLTLIIVPALFDITYRLKIRFYKKP, encoded by the coding sequence ATGAGCAAAATACAAAAAAACGCCGACAAGGAATTTAAAATATCCTCATGGGCAATAGATAACCCTTCGGTTATTTATGTACTTATTGGACTATTTTTATGGATAGGACTCTCTGCATACTTAGCTATGCCAAGAGAAGATTTTCCGGAGGTAATAGAAACTAAAATATACATTAGCACACCATATCCTGGTAACACTGCTGAAGATATAGAACGTTTAATTACAGATCCTTTAGAAGATAAAATAAAGAACGTAAGTAACGTTGTAGAATTTACATCTACCTCTCAAGAAGATTATGCTATGATTGTAGTAGAGTTTGATGAAGGTATAAATGTACAAGAAGCTAAACAAAAAATTAAGGACGAGGTAGATGCCGAGAAAGCTAGTGAAGACTGGCCTACATTTAATGGCGCTAAAGTAGAGCCTAATGTTTTTGACCTTAACTTATCTGAAGAAATGCCAATCATGAATATTAACTTTACAGGAGATTATCCTGTAGAAAAGTTAAAAGATTTTGCAGAGTATTTACAAGATGAAGTAGAAGATTTATCTGAAATTAAAAAGGCAGACATACGTGGTGCCCAAGAAAAAGAGGTAGAAATTGCAGTAGACATTTATAAAATGATGGCTGCTAAAATTAGTTTTGATGATGTTTTAAATACCATTAGAGGTGGCAATGTTACAATGTCTGCTGGTAATTTAAAAACAGAAGAACAAAGAAGAACTATACGTATTTTAGGAGAAGTAAAAGACCCGCAATTACTAAACAACTTTGTTGTTAAGTCTGAAAATGGTGCTACGTACCTTAGAGACATTGCAGAAATTACTTTTTCTGAAGAAGATAAAACTACCTATGCCAGAGAGTTTGGAGAAAGCGTAGTAATGTTAGATGTTAAAAAAAGAGCCGGACAAAACTCAATTTCTGCATCAGACCAAATTAAAGAGATTGTTAAAAAGGCAAAAAAGGAGTATTATCCGCCAGATTTAAAAATTTCTATTGCTAATGATTCTTCTACTAAAACCTTAAACCAAGTAGACGACCTTGTAAACAACATCATATTTGGTATTATACTAGTTGTAACAGTTTTAATGTTCTTTTTAGGATTTAGAAACGCACTATTTGTTGGTTTTGCAATTCCTATGTCTATGTTTATGTCTTTTATGATATTATCTTGGCTAGGCTATACCCTTAACACAATGATTCTTTTTGGAATGATTATGGGACTTGGTATGCTTGTAGATAATGGTATTGTGGTTGTAGAAAACGTGTACCGTTTAATGGATGAAGGCTTATCTAAAGTTGAAGCTGCCAAAAAAGGTGTTGGTGAAATTGCATTCCCAATTATAGTATCTACACTTACTACAGTAGCAGCATTTGTCCCTTTAGGTTTATGGCCGGGTGTAATGGGGCAGTTTATGAAGTTTTTCCCTATCACATTATCAGTTGTATTAGGATCTTCATTACTGGTAGCTATATTAATGAACTCTATGCTAGTTTCTAAATTTATGGAGCTAGGCGAAAAAGAACTTACCGTTAAACAACTAATACGTTTAAGTATTATTCTTGGTGGTTTTGGTATATTGATATTAGTTTTTGGTGGCGTAATGAGAGGTTTAGGCTCTGTTATGCTTATTACTGCTGTAATGTTCTGGGCGTACAAATATTTCATTAAAAAATGGGCAATTCGTTTTCAAAAAAACACAATGGTTAAGTTTGAAAACTGGTACGAGCGCAGATTAAAACACGCCTTAAGAGGTGGTAACGTATACTGGTATGTATCTATAACCTTTGTTCTTTTAATTGTTGTATTTATGCTTTTTGGTATGTCTGTTGGCAGTAAAAGAACCAAAATAGAGTTTTTCCCAGACAATATACCAAATGAAATATCTGTGTATGTAGAATACCCAGAAGGTACATCTATTGAGAAAACAAATGCTATAACTAAGGTTATAGAAAAAAGAGTTTATGAAATTTTAGATGATGACATATACAAACACGATGGAGAAAACTTTATTGTAGATTCTGCCGTATCACAAGTAGGTGAAGGTGCTGGTAACCCACAAACCGATGGTGGTTCTGCTGCAGAAATGCCGCATAAAGGTAAAATAACAGTAAACTTTAGCGAGTTTAAATTTAGGAGAGGAATTAACACAGAAGAAATACGTGCAAAAGTGCAAAAAGCATTAAGCGGTATTTATCCAGGCGTAAACATATCTGTAGAAAAAGACTCAAATGGCCCACCTGCTGGTTACCCTATTAACATTGAGTTAGAGGGTAAAGATTACAATGAACTTATTGCTACTGCAGAAAGCGTTAAAAACTTTATTAATACCAAAAACATAGCTGGTATAGAAGAAATAAAGATTGATGTTAATAAGAGTAAACCATCTATGGAGGTAGTTGTAGACCGCGAAAAAGCTGGTGAATTAGGAGTCTCTGTTGGTCAAGTTGGTAACCAATTGCGTAGAGCCTTATTTGGCGAAAAAGCAGGAGTTTACAAAGAAGATGGTGATGATTATGACATTAACGTTCGTTTTAATGAAGATTTACGTTACAATACAAATGCATTATTTAATCAGAATATAATTTTTAGAGATCCATCAAACGGACAAATAAAAGAAATTCCGGTTTCTGCTGTTGCCTCTATGCAAAACACCTCTGGCTTTAGCGCCATTAAACATAGAGATAATGAGCGTGTAGTAACTATTTACTCTGGTTTAGAACCTGGTTTTACAGATGCTGCTGCAATTGTAGATGAAATACAAAAAGAAATGGAGGATTACAAAGGCAAACCTTCTACCGTAAAAATAGATTATACCGGTCAAATTGAAGAGCAAAACAAACAAATGAAGTTTCTTGTTAGTGCGTTCTTTTCTGGTTTAGGTTTAATTATGCTAATCTTAATATTTCAGTTTGGCGGTATTTCTAAACCAATAATTATAATGATAGCTATTTTCTTAAGCTTTATTGGAGTATTTGGTGGACTAATGATTACTGGCTGGTCTTTTGTTATTATGATGACAATGATGGGAATTATATCCTTAGCAGGTATTGTGGTAAACAACGGTGTAGTACTGTTAGATTATACACAAATACTTATAGATCGTAAAAAAGTAAAGCTTGGCTTAGATGAAAAAGAAGTATTATCTAGAGAAGAAGCTACAGAAGCAATTGTAACTGGCGGTAAAGCAAGGTTAAGACCCGTAATTTTAACAGCTGTTACTACTGTACTTGGTTTAATACCACTAGCTATTGGTTTAAATATAGATTTCTTTGCTTTATTCTCAGAGTTTAACCCACACATATACATAGGTGGTGATAATGTAATTTTCTGGGGACCGCTAGCTTGGACCGTTATATTTGGACTAATGGTAGCTACATTTTTAACCCTTATAATTGTACCTGCATTATTTGATATTACATACAGGTTAAAAATAAGATTCTACAAAAAACCATAA
- a CDS encoding ribonucleotide-diphosphate reductase subunit beta has translation MSTAIEPILEKNEDRFVIFPIKHNDLWDWYKKCEASFWTAEEIDLHADLDDWKNKLNDDERYFIKHILAFFAASDGIVNENLAENFVSEVQYAEAKFFYGFQIMMENIHSETYSLLIDTYVKDEKEKDVLFHALENFPAIRKKADWALKWIESPSFAERLIAFAAVEGIFFSGSFCSIFWLKKRGLMPGLTFSNELISRDEGMHCDYAVHLHNHHLINKVPKARITEILVDALDIEREFITESLPASLIGMNSKLMTQYLEFVTDRLLVELNCDKVYNSTNPFDFMDMISLQGKTNFFEKRVAEYQKSGVANNNGDEDSQKISFDADF, from the coding sequence ATGTCAACAGCAATAGAACCTATTTTAGAGAAAAACGAAGACAGATTTGTTATTTTTCCTATTAAGCATAACGACTTATGGGATTGGTACAAGAAATGCGAAGCAAGTTTCTGGACAGCTGAAGAAATAGATTTGCATGCAGATCTAGATGATTGGAAGAATAAATTAAATGACGACGAACGTTATTTTATAAAACATATATTAGCATTTTTTGCCGCTTCTGATGGTATTGTAAATGAAAACCTAGCAGAGAACTTTGTTAGCGAAGTACAATATGCAGAAGCAAAATTCTTTTATGGTTTCCAAATTATGATGGAAAACATACACTCTGAAACATATTCTTTATTAATAGACACCTATGTTAAGGATGAAAAAGAAAAAGATGTTTTATTTCATGCTTTAGAAAACTTTCCTGCTATTAGAAAAAAAGCAGATTGGGCTTTAAAATGGATAGAATCTCCTAGTTTTGCCGAGCGTTTAATTGCTTTTGCTGCAGTAGAAGGAATTTTCTTTTCAGGATCTTTCTGTTCTATTTTCTGGCTTAAGAAAAGAGGATTAATGCCAGGACTTACATTCTCTAACGAATTAATTTCTAGAGATGAAGGTATGCACTGTGACTATGCAGTTCACCTACACAACCATCACTTAATAAACAAGGTACCTAAAGCGCGTATTACAGAAATACTTGTAGATGCGTTAGATATAGAAAGAGAGTTTATTACAGAATCTTTACCAGCAAGTTTAATTGGTATGAATTCTAAATTAATGACACAGTATTTAGAGTTTGTAACAGACCGTTTGCTAGTAGAATTAAACTGTGACAAAGTATACAACTCTACTAATCCATTTGACTTTATGGATATGATTTCTCTACAAGGGAAAACAAATTTCTTTGAAAAAAGAGTAGCTGAATACCAAAAATCTGGTGTTGCCAATAACAACGGTGATGAAGATTCTCAGAAAATTAGTTTCGACGCAGATTTTTAA
- a CDS encoding ribonucleoside-diphosphate reductase subunit alpha, with the protein MYVVKRDGRKELIMFDKITARVRKLCYGLNALVDPLKVAMRVIEGLYDGVTTSELDNLAAEIAATMTTTHPDYAKLAARISVSNLHKNTKKSFSEVMKDLYEYVNPRTGKEAPLLSDEVFKVIQDNSEKLDSTIIYNRDFGYDYFGFKTLERSYLLKLNGKIAERPQHMLMRVSIGIHLNDLDAAIETYELMSKKYFTHATPTLFNSGTPKPQMSSCFLLAMQDDSIDGIYDTLKQTAKISQSAGGIGLSIHNVRATGSYIAGTNGTSNGVVPMLRVYNDTARYVDQGGGKRKGSFAVYVEPWHADIFEFLDLKKNHGKEEMRARDLFYAMWIPDLFMQRVEANADWTLMCPNECPDLYKKHDKEFEEAYLAFEAQGKGRKTIKARELWEKILESQIETGTPYMLYKDAANRKSNQKNLGTIRSSNLCTEIMEYTAPDEVAVCNLASIALPMFVKNGEFDHKELFRVTKRVTKNLNTVIDRNYYPVVEAENSNMRHRPIGLGVQGLADAFIMMRMPFTSDEAKKLNQEIFETLYFAAVTASMELAKEEGTYSSYEGSPISQGDFQHNLWGIKDDELSGRWDWGKLRKSVMKNGVRNSLLVAPMPTASTSQILGNNECFEPYTSNIYTRRVLSGEFIVVNKHLLEDLVQLGLWNESLKQELMRANGSIQHIDIIPQDIKELYKTVWELSMKDIIDMSRHRGYFIDQSQSLNLFMENANYSKLTSMHFYAWKSGLKTGMYYLRTKAAADAIKFTVDNSKKKETLAKEVAKPELAAVAAPVAAPKAAPTELKVNPTPADTDVEPMSAAEMKALIEQAKAGQADDDCLMCGS; encoded by the coding sequence ATGTATGTAGTAAAAAGAGACGGTAGAAAAGAATTAATAATGTTTGACAAGATTACGGCAAGAGTTCGTAAGCTTTGTTATGGCTTAAACGCATTGGTAGACCCCCTTAAGGTTGCTATGCGAGTAATTGAAGGTTTATATGATGGTGTTACCACATCAGAATTAGATAATTTAGCGGCAGAAATTGCAGCTACAATGACAACGACGCATCCAGATTATGCAAAATTAGCTGCACGTATATCTGTATCTAACTTACATAAAAACACTAAAAAATCTTTCTCTGAAGTAATGAAAGATTTATATGAATATGTAAACCCTAGAACAGGTAAAGAAGCTCCTCTTTTATCTGATGAAGTCTTTAAAGTGATACAAGACAACTCAGAAAAATTAGATTCTACAATTATATACAACCGAGATTTTGGCTACGATTATTTTGGATTTAAAACTTTAGAACGTTCTTACCTATTAAAACTTAACGGTAAAATAGCAGAACGCCCACAACATATGTTAATGCGTGTTTCTATTGGTATACATTTAAACGATTTAGATGCTGCAATAGAGACGTATGAACTTATGTCTAAAAAATATTTTACACACGCTACACCTACTCTATTTAATTCTGGTACTCCTAAACCTCAAATGTCTTCATGCTTTTTATTAGCTATGCAAGATGATAGTATAGATGGTATTTATGATACATTAAAGCAAACTGCAAAAATTTCTCAGTCTGCTGGTGGTATTGGCTTATCTATACACAATGTTAGAGCTACAGGATCTTATATTGCAGGTACAAACGGCACATCTAACGGTGTTGTTCCAATGCTACGTGTATATAATGACACAGCACGCTATGTAGATCAAGGAGGAGGAAAACGTAAAGGTAGTTTTGCCGTTTATGTTGAGCCATGGCATGCAGATATTTTTGAATTTCTAGATCTTAAAAAGAACCACGGTAAAGAAGAAATGCGTGCACGTGATCTTTTTTATGCAATGTGGATTCCAGATTTGTTTATGCAAAGAGTAGAGGCCAATGCAGACTGGACACTTATGTGCCCTAATGAATGCCCTGATTTATACAAAAAACACGACAAAGAGTTTGAAGAAGCCTACCTAGCTTTTGAAGCACAAGGTAAAGGAAGAAAAACTATTAAAGCTCGTGAACTTTGGGAAAAAATATTAGAGTCTCAAATAGAGACTGGTACTCCTTATATGCTTTATAAAGATGCCGCAAACCGCAAGAGCAACCAGAAAAACTTAGGAACAATACGTTCTTCTAATTTATGTACCGAGATTATGGAGTACACTGCTCCTGATGAAGTTGCTGTGTGTAACCTTGCCTCTATTGCATTACCAATGTTTGTTAAAAATGGAGAGTTTGACCATAAAGAACTTTTCCGTGTAACTAAACGCGTAACTAAAAACTTAAACACAGTAATAGACCGTAACTACTACCCAGTAGTAGAAGCAGAAAACTCTAACATGCGCCACAGACCAATTGGTTTAGGTGTACAAGGTTTAGCAGATGCATTTATTATGATGCGTATGCCTTTTACAAGTGATGAAGCTAAAAAGTTAAATCAAGAAATTTTTGAAACACTTTACTTTGCTGCAGTTACTGCATCTATGGAGTTAGCTAAAGAAGAAGGCACATATTCTAGTTACGAAGGTTCTCCAATTTCTCAAGGAGATTTTCAACATAACTTATGGGGTATTAAAGATGATGAATTATCTGGCCGTTGGGACTGGGGAAAATTACGTAAAAGCGTTATGAAAAACGGAGTTAGAAACTCTCTTTTAGTTGCTCCAATGCCAACAGCTTCTACATCTCAGATTTTAGGAAACAATGAGTGTTTTGAGCCATATACATCTAACATTTATACTCGTAGAGTATTGTCTGGCGAGTTTATTGTTGTTAACAAACACTTACTAGAAGATTTAGTACAATTAGGCCTTTGGAACGAAAGCCTTAAACAAGAGCTTATGCGTGCTAACGGATCTATACAACATATAGATATTATTCCGCAAGACATAAAGGAGCTATACAAAACAGTTTGGGAATTAAGTATGAAAGACATTATAGACATGTCTAGACACCGTGGATATTTTATTGACCAAAGTCAGTCTCTAAACTTGTTTATGGAAAATGCAAACTACTCTAAGTTAACATCTATGCACTTTTACGCATGGAAGAGCGGACTTAAAACAGGTATGTATTACTTAAGAACTAAAGCTGCTGCAGATGCAATTAAATTTACAGTAGACAATAGCAAGAAAAAAGAAACTCTTGCTAAAGAAGTAGCTAAACCAGAACTAGCAGCTGTTGCCGCTCCTGTAGCTGCACCTAAAGCGGCTCCTACTGAATTAAAAGTAAACCCTACACCTGCAGATACAGATGTAGAACCAATGAGTGCTGCAGAAATGAAAGCTCTTATAGAACAAGCTAAAGCTGGCCAAGCAGATGACGATTGTTTAATGTGCGGGTCATAA
- a CDS encoding tetratricopeptide repeat-containing sensor histidine kinase has translation MVRANKRDTLLLRYFTEQSEKSNYFIGLAYGYNQLGSAYRNLSQYSKAIELHKKGLEASREADDLEFKVYSLNMLGVDYRKIDAIRTALDYNQQALELAESVKEPSDELKRSINVSLNSIGNLYHSLEQYNLAINRFETSLKIEKELGNMIGLAINNQNIGEALEEQGKLDEALERYKISLSYNNQVNSDKGRIICNNSIAQIYLKQNKPKEAIALLLTALTKAKLLKDKFIIAFVEANVGWAYMQLNAIDKAEKHITRSIEIGKKQGIPRITALGTKRLSQLEQLKGNHAKALTYYKTAIELEKQISSTRNIRYANDVILRYESEKINNEIENLRKDNEIVKLKLKKNRATLLIIGISLVLLAVILFVFYKQNQLTSDKKMLTLEQTMLRSQMNPHFLFNSLNSIKLYIINNEKKNAVHYLNKFSKLVRKILEASSLKEISLEDELETVNLYMHIENIRFSNKIDFTIDVDRDVELNQIKIPSLILQPFLENALWHGLSSKQGLKKIDLHISKQNEEFVVISITDNGIGRAASEKIKEAKVLKRKSLGINITKERLKNFSKDYLNSFKVVFVDLVDEEGNAMGTEVTLTIPII, from the coding sequence GTGGTAAGAGCCAATAAAAGAGATACTCTTTTGCTTCGCTACTTTACAGAACAATCAGAAAAAAGTAATTACTTTATTGGGTTAGCTTATGGGTACAATCAATTAGGTAGTGCTTACAGGAATTTGTCTCAATATAGCAAGGCAATAGAGTTACACAAAAAAGGATTAGAAGCGTCTAGGGAGGCAGATGATTTAGAGTTTAAAGTCTATAGTTTAAATATGTTAGGTGTAGATTATAGAAAAATAGATGCTATACGTACAGCTTTAGATTATAACCAGCAAGCACTAGAACTAGCAGAAAGTGTAAAGGAACCTAGTGATGAATTAAAACGTAGTATAAATGTATCTTTAAATAGTATAGGTAACCTATATCATAGTTTAGAGCAATATAATTTAGCTATAAATAGATTTGAAACTTCTTTAAAAATAGAAAAAGAGCTAGGTAATATGATAGGCTTAGCTATAAATAACCAAAATATAGGAGAAGCTTTAGAAGAGCAAGGCAAGTTAGATGAGGCTTTAGAGAGGTATAAAATATCTTTATCATACAACAACCAGGTAAATTCTGATAAAGGCAGAATAATTTGCAATAATAGTATTGCCCAAATTTATTTAAAACAAAACAAACCTAAGGAAGCAATAGCTTTGTTGCTGACAGCTTTAACTAAAGCTAAATTGTTAAAGGATAAGTTTATAATAGCTTTTGTAGAGGCTAATGTGGGCTGGGCTTATATGCAATTAAATGCTATTGATAAAGCAGAAAAGCATATAACCAGAAGTATAGAAATAGGTAAAAAGCAAGGAATACCAAGAATTACAGCTTTAGGTACTAAAAGACTATCTCAGTTAGAGCAGTTAAAAGGTAATCATGCAAAGGCCTTAACTTATTATAAAACAGCAATAGAGCTAGAAAAGCAAATTAGTAGTACAAGAAATATACGCTATGCTAACGATGTTATTTTAAGATACGAGAGCGAAAAAATTAATAACGAGATAGAAAATCTTAGAAAAGATAATGAAATAGTAAAACTTAAGTTAAAGAAAAATAGGGCAACCTTACTAATTATAGGTATTTCTTTAGTGTTGTTAGCGGTGATCTTATTTGTTTTTTACAAGCAAAACCAATTAACTAGTGATAAAAAAATGTTGACATTGGAGCAAACAATGCTACGTAGTCAAATGAATCCGCATTTTTTATTCAATTCATTAAACTCTATTAAGTTATATATTATTAATAACGAAAAAAAGAATGCAGTACATTACCTAAATAAGTTTTCTAAACTAGTACGTAAAATACTTGAAGCATCTTCTTTAAAGGAAATATCTTTAGAGGATGAGTTAGAAACGGTTAATTTGTATATGCATATTGAAAACATCCGTTTTTCTAATAAAATAGATTTTACTATAGATGTGGATAGGGATGTAGAGTTAAACCAAATAAAAATACCATCATTAATTCTTCAGCCGTTTTTAGAAAATGCTTTATGGCACGGATTATCATCTAAGCAAGGACTAAAAAAAATTGACCTTCATATCTCAAAACAAAATGAAGAGTTTGTAGTTATTAGTATTACAGATAATGGTATAGGTAGGGCAGCATCAGAAAAAATAAAAGAAGCTAAGGTTTTAAAAAGAAAATCCTTAGGTATAAATATTACTAAAGAGCGACTTAAAAACTTCTCTAAAGATTATTTAAATTCTTTTAAAGTAGTTTTTGTTGACCTGGTAGATGAAGAAGGCAATGCTATGGGAACAGAAGTTACATTAACTATTCCCATTATTTAA
- a CDS encoding LytR/AlgR family response regulator transcription factor, which yields MLEAVVIDDEIKAIQSLTWELTNFSDEIKVVASFTDPYEALNYLEANTPDCVFLDIEMPIMDGFQFMQKVKERDFPIIITTAYNQYAIKALKNEAIDYLLKPIDTDDLNDTITKIKKFSNKNGTIERLEQLLVGFNSNKSNKRITLNTDGKLIFLNSDEIMYAESDGNYSTLYLDDGNKVVLTKKLKEVEEILTLENFFRVHNSYIVNINKVKEFIKTDGYIVLQSDDRIPVSRQKKSNFLDLL from the coding sequence ATGTTAGAAGCAGTTGTAATAGACGATGAAATAAAAGCCATACAGAGCTTAACTTGGGAGTTAACCAACTTTAGTGACGAAATTAAAGTGGTTGCTTCTTTTACAGATCCTTATGAGGCACTTAATTATTTGGAGGCTAATACTCCAGATTGTGTGTTTTTAGATATTGAAATGCCTATTATGGATGGGTTTCAATTTATGCAAAAAGTAAAAGAAAGAGATTTTCCTATTATAATAACCACAGCTTATAACCAATACGCAATTAAAGCGCTTAAAAATGAAGCTATAGATTACCTTTTAAAACCTATAGATACTGATGATTTAAATGATACTATAACTAAAATTAAAAAGTTTAGTAATAAAAATGGTACTATAGAACGTTTAGAGCAATTGTTAGTGGGTTTTAACTCTAACAAATCTAATAAGAGGATAACATTAAATACAGATGGTAAGCTAATATTTTTAAATAGCGATGAAATTATGTATGCAGAATCTGATGGTAACTATAGTACTTTATACTTGGATGACGGAAATAAAGTTGTGCTTACAAAAAAATTAAAAGAAGTTGAAGAAATACTGACTTTAGAGAACTTTTTTAGGGTTCATAACTCATATATAGTCAATATTAATAAAGTTAAAGAGTTTATTAAAACAGATGGTTACATTGTGTTGCAATCTGATGATAGAATTCCGGTTTCTAGACAGAAAAAATCTAATTTTTTAGACTTACTTTAA